DNA from Corynebacterium aurimucosum ATCC 700975:
GCCGCGGCCACGGCGATGAGGGCAACGAGAAAGAGTCCGCCGAAAATTTTCAGTACAGTTTTCATTCTTTCCTTCCTCCCGTGCGCAGCACGTAGCCGCGCAAGGGTTCAACAAGGACAATGGCGAGCAGCGTGACCAGCCAGCCTACGGCCAGGAAACCAAAGGCCATGAGCATGCGGCCGAGAACGTCGACATTGCTTTGCTCGACGCTGGAGAAGAACATCAGCGCGGCGATACTGCCGCCAAAAAGGAAACCGAAGAAGCTCAAGCCCACCACCGGCCCCATGATGGTCAGGGCACCGGAGCGGAACTGGAATCCGCGCGGCACGCCCATGAGATCCAGGGAGCGGATGAGCTCCTTGTCCTCAAAGATGCCGGAAACCTGGCCCAGGATGATGGACATGGTGGTCAGTGTGAAGCCAAAAATGAGGGTTAATAGAACACCAGTGGAGATGTCTTTGAACACCACGTTCATCCCCGGGTCTTCCTTCAGAACCATGGCCAAGGCATCAGAGCCCAGGGGCGCGGCAACGAGGAAGCCCGTCAAGTATCCGAAGAAGCCGATGGCAGCACTCCGCTTCCATGCCGGGCGTGCGTTACCCGCTACGCGCTGGCAGGCCACGAAGTGCGCGTTTCCAGGAAAGAGGGACATGATGTGTGCGCCGAGCTGCAGGATGAAAGGGGAAATGAGGTTGATGCTCATCACCATGCCGAACATGACCACGATGACCATAGCGGTCGGCGGCCCCGCCTTGCCGGAAAGCAGAACACCACCGATACCCGCGATGATGAGGAAGACAATGACGCGCCACCAGCGGTAGGCCGCAGGCATCTGGCGCTTGGCGACGCCCAGCGGGCTCACGCGCACGCGCTGCATGCCGGCGAGTGCGGCGCCGATGGCCAGCAGGAAGAGCACACCGGCCACGGCCAGGTAGCCCCACCACGGGAGGAGAATCTCGGATACAGCAATAGAACGCATCTGGAAATCCACCTGGGTAAAGACCGGCGCGACGAGCAGGCTGATAAGCCCGCCGAGCACGATGCCGATGATGGCCTGCAGGCCCGTCTCGACGATGACCATGCGCTCCACCTGGCGGGAACTCAATCCCAACAAGCGTAGGGTGGCCAGGCGCTGCTCCCGGCCGGAAGCACCCAGGACGGCGGCTTGGGCGGTGAGGTTGAACAGCGCCGGAAGAATAAACGCGCAGGCCAGCAGGGCCAGGGCGAACCAGGGATAGAGGAAGGCCTCCATCTCATTGCCGAAGGCCTCCTGGAGAGTCGGCGCAGCCTCCTCGACATGCTGAGCGCGCTCCCAGAACATCCAGGTACCACCCGCAACCAGGAAGGCGATGGCGGAACCAATGGTCAGGCTCACAATTGCCAGAAGCGAGACAATACCCGTGCCCGAGCGCGCGCGAATCGATTCGCGCTGCAGGTCAAAGACTAAAGTCGCGGTGTTCATCGGATCACCTCGAGGCGGCGGTCATCGTGGATGATGCCATCGCGGATCTCCACGCGGCGCTGCATCCAGTCGGCCACCTTCGGGTCGTGCGTGACCATGACCAGGCTGGCACCGGACTGACGCACGATGGTGGTCAGCATCTGCATGACCTCGTGACCGGTGGACTGATCCAGCGCACCAGTCGGCTCATCGGCGAAGACGACGCCCGGAGAAGCCACCAGCGCACGCGCAATGGTCACGCGCTGTGCCTGGCCGCCGGAGACCTGCGCCGGGCGACGCTCCGCCAAACCACCCAGGCCCAGCTGGTCCAGCAGCTCCATCGCGCGCTTGCGGGCCGCACCACGCGAAGCGCCGTTGAGCATCGCTGGAAGTGCCACGTTGTCCACGTTGCTCAGCTCCGGCAAGAGCTGGCCGTCTTGGAAGACGAAGCCGAAGTTGCGAAGGCGGAGGCGGGAGCGGGGGCCGTCGCCAAGCGCGGAGAGCTCCTCATCCCCGTAGCGCACGCTGCCGTGCGTGGGGGTCAGCACGCCGGACATGCAGTGCAGCAGCGTGGACTTGCCGGAACCAGACGGCCCCATGACGGCCACGAGCTCGCCCGTTTCAACGTCGAGGGAGATTCCGGCGAGCACCGGGCCGCCGCCGAAATCCTTGGTGATGTCTGTCAGGGAAAGTGTCTGTGCCATGTCTCTCATTTCACCGTGAAGGGCCCTCATAAAGAACAGTCCTAGCGTTGCTCTTTAAGGTAGTGCCAGCACTACCCCTGTAGTCGGTAGCGCCCGTTATGCTGAAAGCCGTGTTCCGAAGAAAGCCCCAGCCCACCAACCATGAGCAGCAGCAGGCGCAGAAGATTGCGCAGCTCACGGCCTCGCGCCGCGCCATCGCGGATGCCTATGAGGTGGAGCGCGCACGCATCGAGCGCGACTTGCACGACGGCGCGCAGCAGTATCTTGTGGCCGCGAGCATGAAGTTGGGGGAGGCTCTTCTCGACGCCCCCTCTGAAATCGCCGAGCTTCTCACCGCTGCCAAGCAGGACGTGGACCGCGGCCTGCACTCCCTGCGCGCCACGGTGCACGGCATCCACCCGCAAGTCCTACAGGATCACGGTTTGGTCGCCGCGCTTGCCGACGTCTCTTCCTCCCACGGCCCCCACGTCAGCGTCTTCGCCCCGCATCCTTTGCCCAAGCTTTCCGCCTCCGTGCTGGCCTGCGGCTATTTCTTCGGCACGGAGGCTCTGACGAATGCGGCCAAGCACGCGCCCGGCGCGCCGGTGTCTGTTTTAGTGACCGCGGATGCCTCCTTGAAAATCACCGTGGTGGATGAGGGCCCGGGTGGCGCGCAGGTTTTACAAGGTCACGGCTTGGCGGGGATGGCGGAGCGCCTCGCCGCCTTTGGCGGAGAGATGACGCTGTCCTCTCCCCCGGGCGGGCCCACGAGGCTGGCGTGCTCGATTCCTCTTCTTCTCGATCGCGGACAGTCAGGAGTTTAAGAAATGAGTTTGAGAATCGTGGTGGCGGATGACTCCGCCATTTTGCGCGAGGGTCTCGCCGGCTTGTTGGAGCGCCGCGGGCATTCGATTGTGGGCCAGGCAGATTCCGCCCCGGCGTTGGAAGCCGTGGTGGACAAGCTGCGCGATGAGCTTCCGGATATCGTCATCACGGACGTGCGCATGCCGCCGGGCATGGGTGATGATGGCTTGAAAGCCGCCGTAAACTTGAGAAATGCATACCCGGGCTTACCCGTCATGGTGCTCTCCCAGTATGTAGCTCCGGCTTACGCGGTGGAGCTCTTCGACTCCCCCGATGCCGGTACCGGCTACCTGTTGAAGGACCGTGTCTCCGAGGTGCGGGACTTCCTCTCCAGCCTGGACGTGGTGGCCCAGGGCGGCACCGTCATCGATCCCACCGTGGCGCAGGCTTTAATGAGCTCTGGGCGCAGCGGCTTAGGCGAGCTCACCCCGCGCGAACGCGAGGTCCTCGAACTCATGTCGCGCGGCAAGTCCAACAAGGACATCGCCGCCGAGCTCGTCCTGTCTTCCGCCGCGGTGGCCAAGCACGTCTCCAATATCTTCACCAAGTTGCGGCTGGACCCCAGCGAGGACAACCGCCGCGTGAAAGCCATTCTGGAGTACCTCTCAGCGCACCGCTAAAGCCCAAGGCGAGCATCGAATGCTGCTATGAGGCGTTGAGATAGAGCGGGATCGTGCTCATTGGGTTCGCGGAATTGTAGCGCACATACTATCTAGCACGCTGCGCCAGTGCTCAAGGCGTGCGGCGTCGGGTGCCGGCTGCGGCTTCCCGTCGAGCTGCACCACCGGGGTAATCCCGTGCAAGGCGTTGAGGGTCCACAACTCTAGGCCGGCAAGATCGGACAGGCCGAGCTTGCGCTTTTCGACGCTCCCCTCTTCTCCCACCGCAGCAACCAGCAGAGACTCAGTGACCGAACGCAGCCGAGGCGCGTCCATCGTGAGCATCGTGTCGCCATCCCAGGCGATGAGCGCTGCGGTGGTGGTTTCGCAGACCACGCCCTCGTCGGAGATGAGCAAGGTATCGTCCTGCTCACGAAGCTCTGAGAACAGCACCAGATTCGGCCCCTTGACATGCGGATATTCCACTGTTGCCGTGGCGCTGTGCAAGCGGGTAGTTTTCCGCTGTTCGGGAAGGGGGCGCAGGCGGAGTGCGAAGCCGCTGGGGCCGGCCTCCAGACGCGGGAACCACCGCCCCCGAGCGGGCAGGTGTTCCTGGACTGCGTGGAGGAAGGATCGAGGGGAGTCCATCCCCAAGGCCTCTGTACCCGCGGTAAAGCGCTCGCAGTGTAGCTCAAAGCCGCGCACCTGGCCCTCTTCAAGACGGAAGGAGTCGATCAGCACGGGCTCGGGAAGCGATGGGACGGGAAGCAGCTCGCCCGCTTCGAAGCGGTAGCAGTGCTCCCCGGGGAAGGCCTGCCCGCAAAGTTTGAGGAGCGGGGCGGACTTATCCACGATCTCCTGCCACTCGGCATCCGGGTCCGAAAGAGCCAGCACCGCTCCACCAACGCCATAATGCAGTCTCCCGGAATGCAGGACGATGCTGCGGATAGTCATAGCGAAATCAGCGCTGCCATCGCAACCGAGATAGCCGATCGCACCGGAGTACACCCCACGCGGCGCGGCCTCGAGCTCACGGATGATCTCCATGGTGCGGACTTTCGGCGCACCGGTCATAGAGCCACCGGGAAAGGTGGAGCGGAGGACGTCGATAAGCGAGGCATCCGGGCACAACCGAGCAGAAACGGTGGAGACCAACTGGTGCACGGTGGCAAAGCTGCGAACCACGAAGAGTTCTTCGGCATGCACGGTGCCTGGAATCCCCACACGGGTGAGATCGTTGCGCACTAGGTCAACGATCATGAGGTTTTCCGCGTGATCCTTCGGGTTACTGGCCAGGTCCGCCCGCAGCTGTTCATCGGCGGTGGGGTTG
Protein-coding regions in this window:
- a CDS encoding ATP-binding cassette domain-containing protein, with product MAQTLSLTDITKDFGGGPVLAGISLDVETGELVAVMGPSGSGKSTLLHCMSGVLTPTHGSVRYGDEELSALGDGPRSRLRLRNFGFVFQDGQLLPELSNVDNVALPAMLNGASRGAARKRAMELLDQLGLGGLAERRPAQVSGGQAQRVTIARALVASPGVVFADEPTGALDQSTGHEVMQMLTTIVRQSGASLVMVTHDPKVADWMQRRVEIRDGIIHDDRRLEVIR
- a CDS encoding LuxR C-terminal-related transcriptional regulator, with product MSLRIVVADDSAILREGLAGLLERRGHSIVGQADSAPALEAVVDKLRDELPDIVITDVRMPPGMGDDGLKAAVNLRNAYPGLPVMVLSQYVAPAYAVELFDSPDAGTGYLLKDRVSEVRDFLSSLDVVAQGGTVIDPTVAQALMSSGRSGLGELTPREREVLELMSRGKSNKDIAAELVLSSAAVAKHVSNIFTKLRLDPSEDNRRVKAILEYLSAHR
- a CDS encoding sensor histidine kinase; its protein translation is MLKAVFRRKPQPTNHEQQQAQKIAQLTASRRAIADAYEVERARIERDLHDGAQQYLVAASMKLGEALLDAPSEIAELLTAAKQDVDRGLHSLRATVHGIHPQVLQDHGLVAALADVSSSHGPHVSVFAPHPLPKLSASVLACGYFFGTEALTNAAKHAPGAPVSVLVTADASLKITVVDEGPGGAQVLQGHGLAGMAERLAAFGGEMTLSSPPGGPTRLACSIPLLLDRGQSGV
- a CDS encoding FtsX-like permease family protein; the protein is MNTATLVFDLQRESIRARSGTGIVSLLAIVSLTIGSAIAFLVAGGTWMFWERAQHVEEAAPTLQEAFGNEMEAFLYPWFALALLACAFILPALFNLTAQAAVLGASGREQRLATLRLLGLSSRQVERMVIVETGLQAIIGIVLGGLISLLVAPVFTQVDFQMRSIAVSEILLPWWGYLAVAGVLFLLAIGAALAGMQRVRVSPLGVAKRQMPAAYRWWRVIVFLIIAGIGGVLLSGKAGPPTAMVIVVMFGMVMSINLISPFILQLGAHIMSLFPGNAHFVACQRVAGNARPAWKRSAAIGFFGYLTGFLVAAPLGSDALAMVLKEDPGMNVVFKDISTGVLLTLIFGFTLTTMSIILGQVSGIFEDKELIRSLDLMGVPRGFQFRSGALTIMGPVVGLSFFGFLFGGSIAALMFFSSVEQSNVDVLGRMLMAFGFLAVGWLVTLLAIVLVEPLRGYVLRTGGRKE